In Gloeomargarita sp. SKYB120, the following proteins share a genomic window:
- a CDS encoding aspartate-semialdehyde dehydrogenase: protein MGYRVGILGATGAVGTEMRQLLAERQFPVSELRLLASPRSAGQTLPFQGEPVPVRPVSAAELTGLDILLASAGAAVSREWAPLAVAKGAVVIDNSSAFRLQADVPLVVPEVNPQALAQHRGLIANPNCTTILLCVAIYPLHRVQPLQRVVVATYQSASGAGARAMQELLQQTRQFLANEPLTTAVFPYPLAFNLFPHNSAWNDQGYCQEEMKMLHESRKILGIPDLRLTASCVRVPVLRAHAEAVNLEFAQPFPVAHAREILRQSPGVQLVEDWSRGYFPMPLEASGKDAVLVGRLRQDLSHPCGLELWLCGDQIRKGAALNAVQIAELLLQNGWL, encoded by the coding sequence ATGGGTTACCGCGTGGGGATTTTGGGGGCGACGGGCGCCGTCGGGACGGAAATGCGCCAACTCCTGGCCGAGCGCCAGTTTCCTGTCAGCGAGTTGCGACTGTTGGCCTCGCCTCGGTCGGCGGGTCAGACGTTGCCCTTTCAAGGCGAGCCGGTGCCAGTGCGCCCGGTCAGTGCGGCGGAATTGACGGGGCTAGACATTCTCCTGGCCTCGGCAGGGGCCGCAGTGTCCCGGGAGTGGGCTCCCCTAGCGGTTGCCAAAGGGGCAGTCGTGATTGACAATTCCAGCGCGTTCCGGCTGCAGGCGGACGTGCCGCTGGTGGTGCCGGAGGTCAATCCCCAGGCCCTTGCCCAGCACCGGGGGCTGATTGCCAACCCCAACTGCACCACGATCCTGCTGTGCGTGGCGATTTATCCCCTGCACCGGGTGCAGCCCTTGCAACGGGTGGTAGTGGCCACCTACCAATCGGCAAGTGGCGCCGGCGCGCGGGCCATGCAGGAGCTGCTGCAACAGACCCGCCAGTTTCTCGCGAACGAACCCCTGACAACGGCGGTGTTTCCCTACCCCCTGGCGTTCAATCTGTTTCCCCACAACAGCGCTTGGAACGACCAAGGCTATTGCCAGGAGGAGATGAAAATGCTCCACGAAAGCCGCAAGATTCTGGGCATCCCGGACTTGCGCCTGACTGCCAGTTGCGTGCGGGTGCCGGTGTTGCGCGCCCATGCAGAAGCAGTGAATTTGGAATTTGCGCAACCTTTTCCCGTGGCCCATGCCCGTGAGATTTTGCGGCAGAGTCCAGGGGTGCAGCTGGTTGAAGATTGGTCCAGGGGCTACTTCCCCATGCCGCTGGAAGCGTCCGGCAAAGATGCAGTACTCGTCGGGCGCCTGCGCCAGGACCTTTCCCACCCCTGCGGGCTGGAGCTGTGGCTATGCGGGGACCAAATCCGCAAGGGAGCGGCGCTAAACGCTGTGCAGATTGCTGAGCTGTTGCTGCAAAACGGCTGGCTCTAA
- the sppA gene encoding signal peptide peptidase SppA produces the protein MGRQDRWLALVLILVCVVAALGNWLGNGARPALGPSWEMTSRTAEVALIPINGVITFAGESSPLGGGATVSAQAILRAIRRAERDQVKALLVTINSPGGSAAASQAIYRELMRVRRKGDLKVVVSMADVAASGGYYVAAAADHIVANPATVTGSIGVILQVQNLADLLKKVGIQTVTIKSGKFKDIGSPLRPTTPGEIDLLQDYVNQAYQQFLNAILEGRKGKLSRAELVAVADGRILTGSAALKAKLIDSLGNYYDAVEQVKKLTGLKDPVIRNYLAPDWRESLQELFRLTLLRWFPQEPWQRWAEWNKIPLALME, from the coding sequence ATGGGGCGTCAGGACCGGTGGCTGGCGCTGGTGCTGATTCTGGTCTGTGTGGTGGCGGCTCTGGGGAATTGGTTGGGCAATGGAGCGCGCCCGGCCCTAGGGCCGAGTTGGGAAATGACTTCACGCACGGCGGAGGTGGCCCTGATTCCCATCAACGGGGTGATTACCTTTGCTGGCGAGAGCAGTCCCCTGGGTGGAGGTGCGACGGTCAGCGCCCAGGCCATCCTGCGGGCAATCCGCCGGGCGGAACGAGACCAGGTCAAAGCCCTGCTGGTGACCATCAACAGCCCGGGCGGGTCGGCGGCGGCGTCCCAGGCGATTTACCGGGAGTTGATGCGGGTGCGGCGAAAGGGTGACCTCAAGGTTGTGGTCAGCATGGCCGATGTGGCGGCCTCTGGGGGGTACTACGTGGCGGCGGCGGCGGATCACATCGTGGCCAATCCCGCCACTGTGACCGGCTCCATTGGGGTGATTCTCCAGGTGCAAAATCTCGCGGATCTGCTCAAAAAAGTCGGCATCCAAACCGTCACCATCAAAAGCGGCAAATTCAAAGACATTGGCTCACCCCTGCGGCCCACCACGCCTGGCGAAATTGACCTGCTGCAGGACTACGTGAACCAGGCCTATCAACAGTTCCTGAATGCCATCCTCGAGGGACGCAAGGGGAAATTGAGCCGCGCAGAGCTGGTTGCGGTGGCGGATGGCCGGATTCTCACCGGTTCTGCTGCCTTGAAAGCTAAATTGATTGACTCCTTGGGCAATTACTACGACGCGGTGGAGCAGGTCAAAAAGCTCACCGGCCTGAAAGACCCCGTGATTCGCAATTATCTGGCCCCCGACTGGCGCGAGTCGCTGCAGGAGCTGTTCCGCCTGACCCTGCTGCGCTGGTTCCCCCAGGAGCCGTGGCAGCGCTGGGCCGAGTGGAATAAAATTCCGCTGGCGTTGATGGAGTAG